In the genome of Streptomyces racemochromogenes, one region contains:
- a CDS encoding thioredoxin family protein yields the protein MASRVHRPLEDQEFDFIAGMAPGPVLAYFTGTWPKALEACRELDSLVAEVARGPEYGGRFTAVRADITRCPATVRRYGVAGAPTVVLVRSGEAVATHAGPMGRAELRAFLDAHL from the coding sequence ATGGCCAGTCGGGTACACCGGCCGCTGGAGGACCAGGAATTCGACTTCATCGCCGGGATGGCGCCGGGGCCGGTGCTGGCGTACTTCACCGGCACCTGGCCCAAGGCCCTGGAGGCCTGCCGGGAGCTGGACTCCCTCGTGGCGGAGGTGGCCCGGGGCCCGGAGTACGGCGGTCGGTTCACCGCCGTGCGCGCCGACATCACCCGCTGTCCCGCGACGGTGCGGCGCTACGGGGTGGCGGGTGCCCCGACGGTGGTGCTGGTGCGGTCCGGCGAGGCGGTGGCGACGCACGCGGGGCCGATGGGGCGGGCGGAGCTGCGGGCCTTCCTGGACGCGCACCTGTAG
- a CDS encoding YciI family protein produces the protein MPRFLTLIRIDERELTPETPFPADFEERMGALMEEITKAGVMLDTAGLLPTSEGTRVTWSGGKTSFTDGPFTETKEVVGGYAFLQCKDKAEALEWTKRFLETHPAQWTVGAEVRQVQEM, from the coding sequence ATGCCGCGCTTCCTGACGCTGATCCGCATCGACGAGCGGGAACTCACCCCCGAAACCCCCTTCCCCGCCGACTTCGAGGAGCGCATGGGCGCCCTGATGGAGGAGATCACCAAGGCCGGCGTCATGCTCGACACCGCCGGTCTCCTTCCCACCTCCGAAGGCACCCGGGTCACCTGGTCGGGCGGGAAGACCAGCTTCACCGACGGCCCCTTCACCGAGACCAAGGAAGTCGTCGGCGGATACGCCTTCCTCCAGTGCAAGGACAAGGCCGAGGCCCTGGAATGGACCAAGCGGTTCCTGGAGACCCACCCGGCGCAATGGACCGTCGGCGCCGAGGTCCGCCAGGTACAGGAGATGTGA
- a CDS encoding RNA polymerase sigma factor produces MSAARAVETVFRIESARIIAGVTRIVRDVGIAEEIAQDALVAALEQWPRDGIPDRPAAWLMATAKHRAVDLVRRRETYARKLAEVGRALEDVPPPPEPAEPDDIDDDLLRLVFTACHPVLGTDARTALTLRLVAGLTTQEIARAFLTSEPTVAQRVVRAKRTLARAGVPFEVPRGADRAQRLASVLEVVYLVFNEGYSATAGDDLLRPALCEDGLRLARVLAALMPDEPEVHGLAALLEFQASRTAARTGPDGEPVLLADQNRARWNRLLIRRGVASLHRAGSGPYALQAAIAGCHAAAVRYEDTDWRTIAALYARLAELLPSPVVELNRAVAVSMAEGPAAALPLVDALAREPALRSYHLLPSVRGDLLERLGRGPEARAEFERAAALTRNARERDLLLARAAALGKESPAQGD; encoded by the coding sequence GTGAGCGCGGCCCGGGCGGTCGAAACGGTGTTCAGGATCGAGTCCGCGCGGATCATCGCCGGCGTCACCCGCATCGTGCGCGACGTCGGGATCGCCGAGGAGATCGCACAGGACGCCCTGGTCGCCGCCCTCGAACAGTGGCCGCGCGACGGGATCCCCGACCGGCCCGCCGCCTGGCTCATGGCCACGGCCAAGCACCGGGCCGTCGACCTCGTCCGCCGCAGGGAGACCTACGCGCGCAAGCTCGCCGAGGTCGGCCGGGCCCTGGAGGACGTACCACCGCCGCCCGAACCCGCCGAACCCGACGACATCGACGACGACCTGCTGCGCCTGGTCTTCACCGCCTGCCATCCGGTGCTCGGCACCGACGCGCGCACCGCCCTCACCCTGCGCCTGGTGGCCGGACTCACCACCCAGGAGATCGCCCGCGCCTTCCTCACCTCCGAACCCACCGTCGCCCAGCGCGTCGTCCGGGCCAAGCGGACCCTCGCCAGGGCCGGGGTGCCCTTCGAGGTCCCCCGCGGAGCCGACCGCGCACAGCGCCTGGCCTCCGTGCTGGAAGTCGTCTACCTCGTCTTCAACGAGGGCTACTCGGCCACCGCCGGCGACGACCTGCTGCGCCCCGCCCTCTGCGAGGACGGCCTGCGCCTGGCCCGCGTCCTGGCCGCCCTGATGCCCGACGAGCCCGAGGTCCACGGCCTCGCGGCCCTCCTGGAGTTCCAGGCCTCCCGCACGGCCGCCCGCACCGGCCCCGACGGCGAGCCCGTCCTGCTCGCCGACCAGAACCGGGCCCGGTGGAACAGGCTGCTCATCCGGCGCGGCGTCGCGTCCCTGCACCGGGCCGGCAGCGGCCCCTACGCCCTCCAGGCCGCCATCGCCGGCTGCCACGCGGCCGCCGTGCGCTACGAGGACACCGACTGGCGGACCATCGCCGCCCTCTACGCACGCCTCGCGGAACTGCTGCCCTCCCCGGTGGTCGAGCTGAACCGGGCGGTCGCCGTCTCCATGGCCGAAGGCCCCGCCGCGGCCCTGCCCCTCGTGGACGCCCTCGCCCGGGAGCCCGCACTGCGCTCCTACCACCTGCTGCCGAGCGTGCGCGGGGACCTGCTGGAGCGGCTCGGGCGCGGCCCTGAGGCCCGCGCCGAGTTCGAGAGGGCGGCCGCCCTCACCCGCAACGCCCGCGAACGGGACCTGCTGCTGGCCCGCGCCGCCGCCCTCGGCAAGGAAAGTCCTGCTCAAGGCGATTGA